The nucleotide sequence TCATCCCCGGCCCCCTGTCGTTGTTGATGATCGGCAACAGCCTGAACTACGGCCTGCGCCGCTCATATCCGGCGTTCCTGGGTGGGGTGATCGCCTCGATCTGCCTGTTGAGCGCCTCGGCGCTGGGGCTCGGTGCGTTGCTGCTGGCCTCGGAAAAACTGTTCAGTGCCCTGAAAATCGTCGGTGCGCTGTACCTGTTCTACCTGGCCTGGCAGAGCTGGCAGCAATCGCGCCAACCGTCCCAAGGCGCCGAGGTGCCCCAGGCCGCCACCGTGCCGCGCTTTCGCGCGTTGTTCGGTCGGGCATTCGTATTGGGTGCCAGCAACCCGAAAGACATCCTGTTCTTCGCCGCTTTCCTGCCGCAGTTCCTGAGCGCCGGGCAACCGTTCCTGCCACAACTGCTGATCATGATTGCCACCTGGACCGTCCTCGACCTGCTCTGCAAGCTGGCCTACGGCCTCGGTGCCCACGGCGCGGCGCGCTATCTGCGTACGGGTAAAGGCCAGAGCTGGTTCAATCGCATCAGTGCAGGCTTGTTTGGCGGCGCGGGCGCGGCGTCTTTATTGTCCGCCCACTGAATTGCAAAACGAGGCAACAACCCATCGATATACATCATTCAGGAAAACATCTTACATAGAGGGCCATTCAATCAGCGTTGAACAAGGAAGTTCACAATGGCCCAGGTTATTCACCCGCCCTCCATTTCCGTCGAGCATGGCGTAGTCATTACGGATATAGGCTTACACGCCAATCCCCATACAACCGAAACACTCGACTTCGAAGTTGCCGATCAACTGCAACTCAGTCCGGAACACCAGCAACGACAGGCGCAACTTGAAGTTGTGGATAAACTCTACGGCCCGTTCCACATCGGTTCCGTGGCCGTTACCCGTTCAGCCCTGAATGCGCTCGGTGCCACAACCGATGGACAGCCCCTGAACGGTGACAATACTTTTTTCCGCATCCCCAATCGCTTTTTCCTGAACTCACTGCAGTTCAACGCCAGCGATATCGAAACACGAATAAAACTGACCAGCGATGCAAACGACTATCGGCTGCCAACCTTGCTGTTCGAAATGGCAAGCCAGCGATCACGCTCCGCACCATCATTATTGCGGGAAACTCTTGAAACCCAGGCTGGGCCGGGCGGTTATCGGAGCACCCTGGAAAAGCTCTTGAAAGCGGCCCAGAACCTCGACACCCGAGTGCTTGCGCAACGCTCACTGAGTTGGATAAACCAGGCCAAGAGCCAGGTGCTCATCCCCACGGGCCTGGGGCTTCAGGCCTTCGGAATCTACAGCGGCCTGCGAGGCCTGCAAGACGCCATCCGGGACAAGGACGCCTACCAGACCCTTTTCAATGGCGCCAGCGTGGCCGCCGAGGTGGCTTCCATCGGTGTCGAAGCGCTGGTCACCCGCCAGGCCACACAGATGATCAAGGCCGGTCAGCGCTCCCTAGGAGATTTCGCCAAAACCACCTTCGCCATCAGGCTGGCCCGTGGCAGCGGCTTGATTGCCAGCGTGCTGACACTGCCTTTCGATATCATCGCCGCGGTCGACTCGTTCAAGGCGGCCGCCAGCGCCACCGGCCGCGAGGCCA is from Pseudomonas sp. B21-056 and encodes:
- a CDS encoding LysE family translocator, whose amino-acid sequence is MNLETWLLFSGAALVVILIPGPLSLLMIGNSLNYGLRRSYPAFLGGVIASICLLSASALGLGALLLASEKLFSALKIVGALYLFYLAWQSWQQSRQPSQGAEVPQAATVPRFRALFGRAFVLGASNPKDILFFAAFLPQFLSAGQPFLPQLLIMIATWTVLDLLCKLAYGLGAHGAARYLRTGKGQSWFNRISAGLFGGAGAASLLSAH